From Nocardioides sp. HDW12B, the proteins below share one genomic window:
- a CDS encoding TetR/AcrR family transcriptional regulator: protein MTPQEAALRPRIEGEREQEILVATLDVLADVGYDRLTMDAVACRARASKATLYRRWHSKAALVIEAVMLHKGPAASPDTGSFRQDLIAMSCGAGGLTDAKPLGMLASIITALNLDDEFAERFRRDFIGPKVAIGRLVYERAQARGEIRADLDIDLVTPALTGMVLHRIFLMGEHATPDLITALIDQIIIPACRPQAQAPREDKE, encoded by the coding sequence GTGACACCACAGGAGGCGGCCCTCCGGCCCCGCATCGAAGGTGAGCGCGAGCAGGAGATCCTGGTCGCGACGCTCGACGTGCTAGCCGACGTCGGCTACGACCGCCTCACCATGGACGCCGTCGCGTGTCGCGCGAGGGCCTCTAAGGCCACCCTCTACCGCCGGTGGCATTCGAAGGCCGCTCTGGTGATCGAGGCCGTCATGCTCCACAAGGGTCCGGCCGCCTCGCCCGATACCGGCAGCTTCCGTCAGGACCTCATCGCGATGAGCTGCGGGGCTGGCGGCCTCACCGACGCGAAACCGCTCGGGATGCTGGCCAGCATCATCACCGCGCTCAACCTCGACGACGAGTTCGCCGAGCGATTTCGGCGAGACTTCATCGGCCCCAAGGTGGCCATCGGTCGGCTCGTCTACGAGCGAGCACAGGCCCGCGGCGAGATCCGCGCCGACCTGGACATCGACCTAGTGACGCCGGCGCTGACCGGGATGGTCCTGCATCGAATCTTCCTGATGGGCGAGCACGCCACCCCCGACCTGATCACCGCCCTGATCGACCAGATCATCATCCCGGCCTGCCGCCCGCAGGCCCAGGCACCTCGCGAAGACAAGGAATAG
- a CDS encoding MFS transporter has product MTEIDRVTTPPADAARMAAPQRELHLGWALVLISIAQLMVVLDATIANIALPFIQVDLEISNANLAWIVTGYALAFGSLLLLGGRLGDLYGRRKVFMAGLGIFAVASLLGGLATNEPLLLGARGLQGLGAALASPAALALITTTFPAGPARNRAFAVYAAMSGAGAAVGLILGGWLTGTSPEFFGMVVDGWRLTFLINVPIGLGAAALAPRFLNESESHPGELDLPGAVFGTLALVGIVYGLSRAGTEGWSDALTIASLIVGSLLLAVFGLVESRVEHPLLPFRIFTNRTRAASFVAMFLAPAAMFAMFYFLSQYLQNVMGYSPLKTGVAFLPFTVGIVFGAGLASNLVNRIAPRYISGVGTLLAAGALFGFSRIPFDTEFPVSDVTGTYLANILPYTVLMAIGMGLTFVPVTLTAVHHLRSEESGVGSGVLNTMQQVGGALGLAVLATVATQTFTDRGAELAQASAAAGGEAPSAEVMQRMQAIVEQQIFTEGSTQAFLVGSILMLAASAVIWIFLDVKHQELATDGPEGVHVG; this is encoded by the coding sequence GTGACTGAAATCGACCGCGTCACCACCCCACCCGCCGACGCGGCCCGCATGGCCGCCCCACAGCGCGAGCTCCACCTGGGCTGGGCTCTGGTCCTCATCTCGATTGCCCAACTGATGGTTGTGCTCGACGCCACCATCGCGAACATCGCGCTGCCCTTCATCCAGGTCGACCTGGAGATCAGCAACGCTAACTTGGCGTGGATCGTCACCGGCTACGCTCTGGCGTTCGGCAGCCTGCTGCTGCTTGGCGGCCGGCTTGGTGACCTCTACGGCCGCCGCAAGGTGTTCATGGCCGGCCTCGGCATCTTCGCGGTCGCTTCCCTGCTCGGTGGGCTCGCGACCAACGAGCCGTTGCTGCTCGGTGCCCGCGGACTGCAGGGCCTCGGTGCTGCACTGGCCTCCCCGGCCGCCCTAGCGCTGATCACCACCACGTTCCCCGCAGGCCCAGCCCGCAACCGGGCCTTCGCGGTTTATGCGGCGATGTCCGGCGCGGGTGCGGCCGTCGGTTTGATCCTCGGTGGCTGGCTGACCGGTACATCGCCGGAGTTCTTCGGCATGGTCGTTGACGGCTGGCGCCTCACCTTCTTGATCAACGTGCCGATCGGCCTTGGTGCCGCCGCTCTGGCGCCGCGCTTCCTCAACGAGTCTGAGTCCCACCCGGGCGAGCTCGATTTGCCCGGCGCCGTCTTCGGCACCCTGGCGCTGGTCGGCATCGTCTACGGCCTGTCGCGAGCCGGCACTGAGGGGTGGAGCGACGCGCTCACCATCGCCAGCCTGATCGTGGGCAGCTTGCTACTTGCCGTCTTCGGGCTGGTCGAGAGCCGAGTGGAGCACCCGCTGCTCCCGTTCCGGATCTTCACCAACCGAACCCGGGCGGCCAGCTTCGTAGCGATGTTCCTCGCGCCCGCGGCGATGTTCGCGATGTTCTACTTCCTGAGCCAGTACCTGCAGAACGTCATGGGATACAGCCCGCTCAAGACCGGTGTAGCGTTCCTGCCGTTCACGGTGGGCATCGTGTTCGGGGCAGGTCTGGCCTCCAACCTGGTGAACCGGATCGCCCCCCGCTACATCTCGGGAGTCGGCACGCTGCTCGCAGCGGGCGCCCTATTCGGCTTCTCCCGGATCCCGTTCGACACCGAGTTCCCGGTCAGCGACGTGACGGGGACGTATCTCGCCAACATCCTGCCGTACACGGTCTTGATGGCGATCGGCATGGGCCTGACGTTCGTGCCGGTCACCCTGACGGCGGTCCACCACCTCCGCTCGGAGGAGTCCGGCGTCGGGTCCGGGGTGCTCAACACGATGCAGCAGGTCGGCGGCGCGCTCGGCCTCGCAGTGCTCGCCACCGTCGCGACACAGACGTTCACCGACCGGGGCGCCGAGCTGGCCCAGGCCAGCGCCGCTGCGGGCGGCGAGGCCCCGTCGGCGGAGGTCATGCAGCGGATGCAGGCCATCGTCGAGCAGCAGATCTTCACCGAGGGCTCGACCCAGGCTTTCCTAGTCGGCTCGATTCTGATGCTCGCGGCATCCGCGGTGATCTGGATCTTCCTCGACGTGAAGCACCAGGAGCTAGCCACCGACGGTCCCGAGGGCGTCCACGTCGGCTGA
- a CDS encoding MMPL family transporter yields the protein MSTFLYRLGQTAFGRPWLFIAGWVAVLAAVVGAVAINGVSVSSEMKIEGTQAQTVLDRVADELPEASGGQASVVFTAPDGGRLDTPERLAVISRTVSDVYELEKVVNPLDAALGGAEEGPAGSPREDAPVEPQAGSDQQQAPPYQPLVVDGAPVPGVLVSSDGQVALFQFQFTVASTSLTDDDVTSVVEVVERAEQGTGITVLPSDSLKALEVPVGIGEVIGLAVAALVLVLTLGSVIAAGLPLVTALVGVGIGVGGAYALSTVIEMNSATPVLGLMVGLAVGIDYALFVVNRQRRLILDRGLTAREAAGRAVGTAGSAVFFAGLTVLIALTALTVIGIASLSTMALVAASTVALAVLIALSLLPALLGLVGERICSDKARSRRRAKEDAESHGVADHWVRSVIRFRWPVIAGVVAILGVMALPAASMNLGIPSGATANQDTAARQSYEAVSQGFGEGFNGPLLVTAEPTGTAGRVTPDLTAKLITGFQDRDDIVLAAPVGVNEAGDLAVFSIIPTSGPSDEATSDLVKSLRGPDNAIAEANQVQLGVTGFTAIGIDMSDKIASVLPLYLGIIIVLSVLILMVVFRSVVVPIKATAGFLLSILATFGATTAVFQWGWVSELFGFDTGGPLMSFMPIIVTGILYGLAMDYEVFLVSSMREAHIHGQAARPSVIHGFDQASRVVVAAAVIMVAVFSGFIFSHDIMIKQVGFALAAGILIDAFIVRLTLVPALMAVFDDRAWWLPRWLDRLLPDLDIEGDKLLTMLNQETEATGRRAPELTPPGPNGRA from the coding sequence ATGTCCACCTTCTTGTACCGGCTCGGACAGACCGCGTTCGGCAGGCCGTGGCTGTTCATTGCGGGCTGGGTCGCGGTCCTCGCCGCGGTCGTCGGTGCCGTGGCCATCAACGGCGTGAGCGTCAGTTCCGAGATGAAGATCGAGGGCACCCAGGCCCAGACGGTGCTTGACCGCGTGGCCGACGAGCTCCCTGAGGCCTCGGGGGGTCAGGCCAGTGTGGTCTTCACCGCGCCGGACGGCGGGCGGCTCGACACACCGGAGCGACTTGCGGTGATCAGCCGCACCGTCAGCGACGTCTATGAGCTCGAGAAGGTCGTCAACCCGCTCGACGCCGCGCTGGGTGGCGCTGAGGAGGGGCCAGCGGGCTCTCCGCGAGAGGATGCACCGGTCGAACCCCAAGCGGGGTCGGACCAGCAACAGGCGCCCCCGTACCAGCCGCTCGTGGTGGATGGGGCCCCGGTGCCCGGCGTGCTGGTGTCCTCGGACGGACAGGTCGCGCTGTTCCAGTTCCAGTTCACGGTCGCCTCGACCTCGTTGACCGATGACGACGTCACCTCAGTGGTCGAGGTGGTGGAGCGCGCCGAGCAGGGAACGGGGATCACCGTTCTCCCGAGCGACTCGCTCAAGGCCCTCGAGGTCCCCGTCGGTATCGGCGAGGTGATCGGTCTCGCCGTCGCTGCCCTCGTGCTGGTGCTCACCCTGGGCTCGGTCATCGCGGCCGGGCTGCCCCTGGTCACGGCGCTGGTCGGCGTCGGAATCGGCGTGGGTGGCGCGTACGCGCTCTCCACGGTCATCGAGATGAACTCCGCCACCCCCGTCCTGGGACTCATGGTCGGCCTCGCCGTCGGCATCGATTACGCGCTGTTCGTCGTCAACCGGCAGCGACGGCTGATCCTCGACCGGGGACTCACCGCACGAGAGGCAGCCGGCAGAGCGGTCGGCACTGCGGGCAGCGCCGTGTTCTTCGCCGGCCTCACCGTCCTCATCGCGCTGACCGCGCTGACTGTCATCGGCATCGCGTCGTTGTCGACGATGGCCCTGGTCGCAGCGTCCACGGTGGCCCTCGCTGTGCTCATCGCCCTCAGCCTGCTTCCCGCGCTGCTAGGACTGGTCGGGGAGCGCATCTGCTCCGACAAGGCCCGATCCCGGCGCCGCGCCAAGGAGGACGCGGAGTCGCACGGCGTCGCTGACCACTGGGTGAGGAGTGTGATCAGGTTCAGGTGGCCCGTCATCGCCGGCGTGGTCGCGATCCTGGGCGTGATGGCGCTCCCCGCAGCCAGCATGAACCTTGGCATCCCCTCCGGCGCGACCGCGAACCAGGACACCGCCGCCCGGCAAAGCTACGAGGCCGTCTCCCAAGGCTTCGGTGAGGGATTCAATGGCCCCCTGCTGGTCACCGCCGAGCCCACCGGCACCGCAGGCCGCGTCACTCCCGACCTGACCGCGAAACTGATCACTGGGTTCCAGGACCGAGACGACATCGTGCTGGCCGCCCCCGTCGGCGTCAACGAGGCCGGTGACCTCGCCGTCTTCAGCATCATCCCCACCTCAGGCCCCAGCGACGAGGCCACCAGCGACCTCGTGAAGTCGCTGCGCGGGCCCGACAACGCGATCGCCGAGGCCAACCAGGTGCAGCTGGGCGTGACCGGGTTCACCGCCATCGGAATCGACATGTCCGACAAGATCGCCAGCGTCCTTCCGCTCTACCTCGGCATCATCATCGTGCTGTCCGTCCTGATTCTGATGGTCGTCTTCCGCTCGGTGGTCGTGCCGATCAAGGCCACAGCCGGCTTCCTGCTCAGCATCCTGGCCACTTTCGGCGCCACCACCGCCGTCTTTCAATGGGGCTGGGTCAGCGAACTCTTCGGCTTCGACACCGGTGGTCCGCTCATGAGCTTCATGCCGATCATCGTGACCGGCATCCTCTACGGGCTCGCCATGGACTACGAGGTCTTCCTGGTCTCCTCGATGCGCGAGGCACACATCCACGGCCAGGCAGCGCGACCAAGCGTCATCCATGGCTTCGACCAAGCCAGCCGCGTCGTCGTCGCAGCCGCCGTCATCATGGTCGCGGTGTTCTCCGGCTTCATCTTCAGCCACGACATCATGATCAAGCAGGTCGGCTTCGCACTCGCCGCCGGTATCCTGATCGACGCATTCATCGTCCGGTTGACCCTCGTCCCGGCGCTCATGGCTGTCTTCGACGACAGAGCCTGGTGGCTGCCTCGATGGCTTGACCGCCTGCTGCCCGACCTCGACATCGAGGGCGACAAGCTGCTCACCATGCTCAACCAAGAGACCGAGGCCACCGGTCGTCGAGCTCCGGAATTGACGCCACCAGGGCCTAATGGCCGGGCATGA
- a CDS encoding TetR/AcrR family transcriptional regulator translates to MDRGLRDLKREATGQALAHAAFELTRERGLFGFVTADVVERAGYSRRTFANHFSCKEEAVASVAFGGVDDASAILAGLPADLPLLDALLAVMRDQLTADTLIRMRELMAMARQYPTLEPYVLGVQQRMRHTAQELLGSVAGDRYPAVYVPLLFGAVYGAVMAALEGTLDVHLDGESDATPASMDYAAFLDITFDYLRHGL, encoded by the coding sequence ATGGATCGTGGGTTGCGGGACTTGAAGCGCGAGGCGACGGGCCAAGCGCTGGCGCACGCGGCGTTCGAGCTGACCCGTGAGCGGGGGCTGTTCGGGTTTGTCACCGCGGACGTGGTGGAGCGGGCGGGGTACTCCCGACGCACTTTCGCCAACCACTTCTCCTGCAAGGAGGAGGCAGTCGCCTCGGTCGCGTTCGGTGGCGTCGACGACGCCAGCGCGATCCTGGCTGGCCTCCCCGCAGACCTGCCCCTGCTCGATGCCCTGTTGGCCGTGATGAGGGATCAGCTCACCGCGGACACGTTGATCAGGATGCGGGAGCTGATGGCGATGGCGCGGCAGTACCCGACCCTGGAGCCGTACGTCCTGGGCGTTCAGCAACGCATGCGCCACACCGCGCAGGAACTTTTGGGCTCGGTAGCCGGGGACCGGTACCCCGCCGTCTACGTACCGCTGCTGTTCGGCGCCGTGTACGGCGCCGTGATGGCTGCCCTGGAAGGAACTCTCGACGTGCACCTGGACGGCGAGAGCGACGCCACCCCCGCTTCGATGGACTACGCCGCGTTCCTCGACATCACCTTCGACTACCTGCGCCACGGCCTCTAG
- a CDS encoding MarR family transcriptional regulator codes for MLALLAVARRTRGRLQPLFDDITVPQLVLLDAVQACGREGIGAISAYTLLSQPTVTQQAAALEVAGLLRRIPAEDDRRRRVLTLTERGEQLLAAKRDVVAGRLSTAWRSLSAEERGIAVPLLRHITDLIRELA; via the coding sequence GTGCTGGCACTGCTCGCGGTCGCACGGCGGACCCGGGGCCGACTGCAGCCGCTTTTCGACGACATCACGGTGCCGCAGCTGGTGCTGCTCGATGCTGTGCAGGCGTGCGGCCGCGAGGGCATCGGTGCCATCTCGGCGTACACGCTGCTGAGCCAACCGACGGTGACCCAGCAGGCGGCCGCACTGGAAGTCGCCGGGCTGCTGCGTCGCATCCCGGCCGAGGACGATCGGCGGCGGCGAGTGCTCACACTCACCGAACGCGGCGAGCAGCTCCTGGCCGCAAAGCGCGACGTAGTCGCAGGTCGACTTTCGACCGCATGGCGATCCCTCAGCGCCGAGGAGCGGGGCATCGCGGTCCCACTGCTTCGCCACATCACGGATCTCATCAGGGAACTCGCCTGA
- the lon gene encoding endopeptidase La translates to MAQDPRRLPVLFLSDGVLLPGMVVPIELDEAAQAAVDAARSEGGDELLVAPRLVDRYASYGVRATIEKVGRSRGGSAAAVLRAGGRARIGTGVAGPGAALWVEATPVEDEDPSPRAQELADEYKKLVVAVLQRREAWQIVDSFTSLTDPSVIADTAGYAPYLSVDRKRELLETPSVERRLELLVGWTQDYVAELEVNEKISEDVRESVDASQREFLLRQQLAAIRKELGEGEPDGADDYRARVEAADVPDDVRAAMLREVDRLERASDQSPETSYLRTWLDTVLDLPWSVRTDDATDVTAARAVLDADHHGLDDVKDRIVEHLAVRARRAERGLEVVGGRGSGAVVLLAGPPGVGKTSLGESVARALGRRFVRVALGGVRDEAEIRGHRRTYVGALPGRIVRAVKEAGSMNPVVLLDEVDKVGSDYRGDPAAALLEVLDPAQNHTFRDHYLELDLDLSDVLFIATANVLETIPPALLDRMELVSIDGYTEDDKVAIARDFLVPRQRERAALTDDEVSVTDDALRELASDHTREAGVRQLERLVAKAFRKVATRLASGTTAPVVVDRAALRDLVGRPRFTPEAHERTSVPGVATGLAVTGLGGDVLYIEASDLPAEPGTTGRLHLTGQLGDVMKESAHIALTYVRSHAGELGLDDAALARLSGPVHVHVPAGAVPKDGPSAGVTMTTALVSLATGRNVRGEVGMTGEVSLTGRVLPIGGVKQKLLAAQRAGLTEVFLPARNEPDLDDVPAEVLDAVTVHLVRDVRDVVARALEPGSAPAGVVAA, encoded by the coding sequence ATGGCTCAGGACCCACGGCGCCTCCCGGTGCTGTTCCTCTCCGACGGCGTGCTGCTGCCCGGCATGGTCGTCCCCATCGAGCTCGACGAGGCGGCGCAGGCCGCGGTCGACGCCGCGCGCAGCGAGGGCGGTGACGAGCTGCTCGTGGCGCCACGCCTGGTGGACCGCTACGCGTCGTACGGCGTCCGCGCGACGATCGAGAAGGTCGGCCGCTCTCGCGGCGGCTCTGCGGCGGCCGTCCTGCGCGCCGGCGGCCGCGCGCGCATCGGCACGGGCGTGGCAGGCCCCGGCGCGGCGCTCTGGGTCGAGGCGACCCCGGTCGAGGACGAGGACCCGTCCCCGCGTGCGCAGGAGCTGGCCGACGAGTACAAGAAGCTCGTCGTCGCCGTGCTCCAGCGCCGTGAGGCCTGGCAGATCGTCGACTCCTTCACCTCGCTGACCGACCCGTCCGTCATCGCGGACACCGCCGGCTACGCGCCGTACCTCTCGGTGGACCGCAAGCGCGAGCTGCTCGAGACCCCCTCGGTCGAGCGGCGCCTGGAGCTGCTCGTCGGGTGGACCCAGGACTACGTGGCCGAGCTCGAGGTCAACGAGAAGATCAGCGAGGACGTGCGCGAGAGCGTCGACGCGAGCCAGCGCGAGTTCCTGCTGCGTCAGCAGCTCGCCGCGATCCGCAAGGAGCTCGGCGAGGGCGAGCCCGACGGCGCCGACGACTACCGCGCCCGGGTCGAGGCGGCCGACGTGCCCGACGACGTCCGCGCCGCGATGCTCCGCGAGGTCGACCGCCTCGAGCGGGCCAGCGACCAGAGCCCCGAGACGTCGTACCTCCGCACCTGGCTGGACACCGTGCTCGACCTGCCGTGGAGCGTCCGCACCGACGACGCCACCGACGTCACGGCCGCGCGTGCCGTCCTTGACGCCGACCACCACGGCCTCGACGACGTCAAGGACCGGATCGTCGAGCACCTCGCCGTGCGCGCCCGCCGCGCCGAGCGCGGGCTCGAGGTGGTCGGCGGGCGCGGGTCGGGCGCCGTCGTGCTGCTGGCGGGGCCGCCCGGGGTCGGCAAGACCTCGCTGGGCGAGTCCGTCGCCCGCGCGCTCGGACGCAGGTTCGTGCGTGTCGCCCTCGGCGGCGTCCGCGACGAGGCCGAGATCCGCGGCCACCGGCGGACGTACGTCGGCGCGCTGCCGGGTCGCATCGTGCGGGCCGTCAAGGAGGCCGGGTCGATGAACCCGGTCGTGCTGCTCGACGAGGTCGACAAGGTCGGCTCGGACTACCGCGGCGACCCGGCCGCGGCGCTGCTCGAGGTGCTCGACCCGGCGCAGAACCACACGTTCCGCGACCACTATCTCGAGCTCGACCTCGACCTCAGCGACGTGCTGTTCATCGCGACCGCCAACGTGCTGGAGACCATCCCGCCGGCCCTGCTGGACCGCATGGAGCTGGTGAGCATCGACGGCTACACCGAGGACGACAAGGTCGCCATTGCGCGCGACTTCCTCGTGCCGCGGCAGCGCGAGCGCGCGGCCCTGACCGACGACGAGGTCAGCGTCACCGACGACGCCCTGCGCGAGCTCGCGAGCGACCACACCCGTGAGGCCGGCGTCCGCCAGCTCGAGCGGCTCGTGGCCAAGGCCTTCCGCAAGGTCGCCACGCGTCTCGCGTCCGGTACGACCGCTCCCGTGGTGGTCGACCGGGCGGCGCTGCGGGACCTGGTGGGCCGGCCCCGCTTCACGCCGGAGGCGCACGAGCGCACCTCGGTGCCCGGCGTGGCCACGGGCCTGGCCGTCACCGGTCTCGGCGGCGACGTGCTCTACATCGAGGCGTCCGACCTGCCCGCCGAGCCGGGCACGACCGGCCGGCTCCACCTGACCGGTCAGCTGGGCGACGTCATGAAGGAGTCCGCCCACATTGCGCTGACCTACGTGCGGTCGCACGCGGGCGAGCTGGGTCTCGACGACGCGGCGCTGGCCCGGCTGTCCGGTCCGGTCCACGTGCACGTGCCCGCCGGGGCGGTCCCGAAGGACGGGCCCTCGGCCGGCGTGACCATGACGACGGCCCTGGTGTCGCTGGCGACCGGTCGCAACGTCCGCGGCGAGGTCGGCATGACCGGTGAGGTGTCCCTGACCGGGCGGGTCCTGCCCATCGGCGGCGTGAAGCAGAAGCTGCTCGCGGCCCAGCGTGCCGGCCTCACCGAGGTCTTCCTCCCGGCCCGCAACGAGCCGGACCTCGACGACGTTCCCGCCGAGGTGCTCGACGCGGTGACGGTGCACCTGGTGCGCGACGTGCGCGACGTGGTGGCTCGGGCGCTGGAGCCCGGTTCGGCTCCGGCCGGGGTGGTCGCCGCCTAG
- a CDS encoding pyridoxal-phosphate dependent enzyme, translating to MTERLTLATWPTPLEPAPRLATALGLAPDDLWVKRDDLVGLGGGGNKVRKLEATLAEALAQGATAVVTSGAAQSNHARLTAAAGARLGLEVTLVLAGEPPEPPERSTGNLLLDELLGARLVWAGATSLADLDAVVEQEAARLRSAGTPTYVVPYGGSNVAGAGAYAEAGHEILGQAPDTSLVVAAVGSGGTMAGLVHALGVDRVLGVDTGAVPDPGDRVAQLLAGLGTPVASADLRLRRDLVGEGYGVLSAEVRAAMELVARTEGIVLDPVYTGRAAAGLVAGVREGVVVAGRRTVLLHSGGLPGLFGHLGATDWS from the coding sequence ATGACGGAGCGCCTGACCCTCGCCACCTGGCCCACCCCGCTGGAGCCGGCTCCCCGGCTGGCCACGGCCCTGGGCCTCGCGCCGGACGACCTGTGGGTCAAGCGCGACGACCTCGTCGGGCTCGGGGGCGGGGGCAACAAGGTCCGCAAGCTGGAGGCGACGCTCGCCGAGGCGCTCGCCCAGGGCGCGACGGCGGTGGTGACGAGCGGGGCGGCCCAGAGCAACCACGCCCGGCTCACGGCGGCGGCCGGCGCCCGGCTGGGTCTCGAGGTCACGCTCGTCCTCGCCGGCGAGCCACCGGAGCCACCGGAGCGCAGCACCGGCAACCTGCTGCTCGACGAGCTGCTCGGCGCCCGCCTGGTGTGGGCCGGCGCCACCTCGCTGGCCGACCTCGACGCCGTGGTGGAGCAGGAGGCGGCCCGGCTGAGGTCGGCCGGCACCCCGACGTACGTCGTGCCCTACGGCGGCTCGAACGTCGCCGGCGCCGGGGCCTACGCCGAGGCAGGGCACGAGATCCTGGGCCAGGCTCCGGACACGTCCCTGGTCGTGGCCGCCGTCGGCTCCGGCGGCACCATGGCCGGGTTGGTCCACGCCCTCGGGGTGGACCGCGTGCTCGGCGTCGACACCGGCGCGGTGCCCGATCCCGGGGACCGCGTGGCGCAGCTGCTCGCCGGCCTCGGCACGCCGGTGGCGTCGGCGGACCTGCGGCTGCGCCGCGACCTCGTCGGCGAGGGGTACGGCGTGCTGTCGGCCGAGGTCCGCGCAGCGATGGAGCTGGTCGCCCGCACCGAGGGGATCGTGCTCGACCCGGTCTACACCGGCCGGGCCGCCGCCGGGCTCGTGGCGGGCGTCCGTGAGGGCGTCGTCGTGGCGGGTCGTCGCACGGTGCTGCTGCACAGCGGCGGGCTGCCGGGGCTCTTCGGCCACCTCGGTGCCACCGACTGGTCCTGA
- a CDS encoding alpha/beta fold hydrolase: MAAVGTGPTEQEQESVARANESGRHPVVLVHGLWLLSTSWDRWVDFFTEAGYAVVTPGWPGDPGSVAEAHANPDVFAGTGIGAVADHLQAVVEGLDRKPATIGHSFGGLLVQMLAGRGLSAVTVAIDPAPSRGVLALPMAALRSSSAVLAKPTNRSRAVTLTWEQFRYGFANAVPEDEARTLFEQHHVPGSGTPVFQAAFANMNPATELKVDTKRADRGPMLIISGEHDHQVPPAMAHGGYKKQRKNTDNVTELHDMPGRGHSLTIDSGWREVAQTSLDFIARFVP, translated from the coding sequence ATGGCGGCCGTCGGCACCGGACCCACCGAGCAGGAGCAGGAGAGCGTCGCGCGGGCGAACGAGTCCGGCCGGCATCCGGTGGTGCTCGTCCACGGGCTGTGGCTGCTCAGCACGAGCTGGGACCGCTGGGTCGACTTCTTCACCGAGGCCGGCTACGCCGTGGTGACCCCCGGCTGGCCCGGCGACCCCGGGTCCGTCGCCGAGGCCCACGCGAACCCCGACGTCTTCGCGGGCACCGGCATCGGGGCCGTGGCGGACCACCTGCAGGCCGTCGTCGAGGGTCTCGACCGGAAGCCGGCGACCATCGGCCACTCCTTCGGCGGGCTCCTGGTGCAGATGCTCGCCGGTCGCGGGCTCAGCGCTGTCACCGTCGCCATCGACCCCGCGCCCTCGCGCGGCGTCCTCGCGCTGCCGATGGCCGCGCTCCGGTCGTCGTCGGCGGTGCTCGCCAAGCCCACCAACCGCTCGCGGGCCGTGACGCTGACCTGGGAGCAGTTCCGTTACGGCTTCGCCAACGCGGTCCCCGAGGACGAGGCGCGGACGCTCTTCGAGCAGCACCACGTGCCCGGCTCGGGCACCCCGGTGTTCCAGGCGGCGTTCGCCAACATGAACCCCGCCACCGAGCTGAAGGTCGACACGAAGCGGGCCGACCGGGGCCCGATGCTCATCATCTCCGGGGAGCACGACCACCAGGTGCCCCCCGCGATGGCCCACGGTGGCTACAAGAAGCAGCGGAAGAACACCGATAACGTCACCGAGCTGCACGACATGCCCGGGCGCGGCCACTCGCTCACCATCGACTCCGGCTGGCGCGAGGTCGCGCAGACCTCGCTGGACTTCATCGCCCGCTTCGTCCC